One window of the Salvelinus alpinus chromosome 13, SLU_Salpinus.1, whole genome shotgun sequence genome contains the following:
- the LOC139537599 gene encoding zona pellucida-like domain-containing protein 1: protein MWRALMYQLALIPLVQAQNDYCSTHRTFREPANTDINVYCGTNRMELHILLCPVYFGGYNESLMSLNAQYFKGECRGTPDWTVDPPILKYNFSITEEAVSACNNKIKITQEVGSGLFADFSSVQFVNISGMINSLDPSAGTITYRQEMIYKFSCRYPLQYLVNNTEMTVSGVSLAVKDSNGSFISTLSMTLYSDRFYTTQLKVPEGGLTLKTRIFVEVKATNLTGRFNVLLDRCYATTSPYPVNSTYYDLFVGCNRDGQTVMGVNGQQQEARFSFEAFRFVQHKNRTLSTFYLHCSTRLCERSVCTSLQQNCTDIISSRRKREVQDTSVTDTATVSSGPIRTQVDNGDTVGIVSEVVEQLGGKHRSLQGVAIAAGIVGALCISMVAFIAYWIVVPRTIGATEKRMRFSTKE, encoded by the exons ATGTGGCGGGCCCTCATGTATCAGCTTGCTCTGATTCCTCTCGTCCAGGCTCAAAATGACTACTGCAGCACACACCGTACATTCAGGGAGCCAG CCAACACTGACATTAACGTCTACTGTGGCACGAATCGCATGGAGCTCCATATCTTGCTATGTCCCGTCTACTTCGGTGGATACAATGAATCACTGATGTCCCTCAACGCTCAGTACTTCAAGGGAGAGTGCCGGGGGACACCCGATTGGACTGTCGACCCGCCTATTCTGAAATACAACTTCTCCATCACAGAGGAGGCGGTGTCCGCCTGCAACAACAAAATAAAG atCACTCAGGAGGTGGGTTCTGGGCTCTTTGCGGATTTCTCCAGCGTTCAGTTTGTCAACATCTCGGGCATGATCAACTCTCTGGACCCCAGTGCGGGAACGATCACCTACCGCCAGGAAATGATTTACAAATTCTCCTGCCGCTATCCACTCCAGTACTTGGTCAACAACACTGAGATGACCGT GTCTGGGGTGAGCTTAGCAGTCAAAGACAGCAATGGGAGTTTCATCAGTACCCTGAGTATGACGCTCTACTCG GACAGGTTCTACACAACCCAGCTCAAGGTCCCTGAGGGAGGCTTGACGTTGAAGACACGCATCTTTGTGGAGGTCAAGGCCACCAATCTCACGGGAAG GTTCAACGTGTTGTTGGACCGATGCTATGCCACAACCAGCCCTTACCCCGTCAACAGCACTTATTATGACCTCTTTGTTGG GTGTAACCGGGATGGCCAGACGGTGATGGGGGTCAATGGGCAACAGCAGGAAGCTCGTTTCTCATTTGAGGCCTTCCGCTTCGTCCAGCACAAGAACAGGACGTTGTCCACTTTCTACCTGCACTGCTCTACCAGACTCTGTGAGAGGTCCGTCTGCACCTCCCTGCAACAG AACTGCACGGACATCATCAGCTCAAGGAGGAAGCGGGAGGTCCAGGACACGTCTGTGACCGACACAGCCACAGTCAGCTCCGGCCCCATCCGCACCCAAGTGGACAACG GTGATACTGTCGGAATTGTATCTGAAG TTGTCGAGCAGTTGGGTGGAAAACACAGATCCTTGCAGGGTGTTGCCATAGCAGCAGGGATTGTTGGCGCGCTCTGTATCTCCATGGTAGCCTTCATTGCGTACTGGATCGTTGTGCCAAGGACCATTGGGGCCACAGAGAAGAGAATGCGCTTCTCTACAAAAGAGTGA
- the hyou1 gene encoding hypoxia up-regulated protein 1 isoform X2, translated as MRRKMLWALFCLVLALLPSQTASVAVMSVDLGSEWMKVAIVKPGVPMEIALNKESRRKTPIAVCLKENERLFGDSALGVSVKNPKFVYRYLQSLLGKKHDNPQVAFYQKRFSEHQLVKDASRGTVVFRNSEEMQYSPEELLGMVLNYSRGLAQDFAEQPIKDAVITVPAFFNQAERRAVLQAAQMAGVKVLQLINDNTAVALNYGVFRRKDINSTAQNMMFYDMGSGSTTATIVTYQTVKTKDSGTQPQLQIRGVGFDRSLGGFEMDLRLRDHLAKLFNEQKKTKKDVRENHRAMAKLLKEAQRLKTVLSANAEFMAQVEGLLDEMDFKAKVTRVEFEALCADLFERVPGPAQEALSSAEMSLDEIEQVILVGGSTRVPKVQEVLLKAVGKEELGKNINADEAAAMGAVYQAAALSKAFKVKPFLVREAAVFPIQVEFTRETEDEDGSRSLKHNKRILFQRMAPYPQRKVITFNRYTDDFAFDINYGDLSFLGQNDLSVFGSLNLTTVQLSGVSSSFQKHMDAESKGIKAHFNMDESGMLLLDRVESVFETIVEEKDEESTLTKLGNTISSLFGGGSSEPNANVTEPVQDEEEVHSEPGKEQGQKEEAAPQEEKQEPGEKQEEEVPTQEKTKGEALDSKADPQEGGKNGVEKEAAAEEKEAAAEEKEAAAEEKEAAEKEAAAEEKEKEAAAEEKKEAAAEEKAKPQKRTKFSEDVSVELQVNDILNPSLEAIASSNKKLQDLTDRDLEKQEREKTLNSLEAFIFETQDKMYQEEYQAVVSEEEKEAITTKLSEASAWMDEDGYSAVTKELREKLQELRKLCKAMFFRVEERRKWPDHLAALESMLNHSSFFLRNVKLTPEDDQIFTEVELKTLDRVINETITWKNDTVAEQEKRSPTERPVLLAKDIESKLSLLDREVHYLLNKAKFAKPRAKAKANSTASESSSKANSSKTEEKVIPPKEETKDKEATKVVQPGEEPPTKEPTGQNTDSSSQSQPKDETASTESTEKDPSEKHVGDEL; from the exons ATGAGGAGGAAGATGTTATGGGCTCTCTTCTGCCTTGTCCTGGCTCTGCTGCCTTCACAAACAG CCTCTGTAGCAGTCATGTCAGTTGACCTAGGCAGTGAGTGGATGAAAGTAGCGATAGTAAAACCTGGCGTGCCAATGGAGATTGCTTTAAACAA GGAGTCCAGGAGGAAAACTCCAATAGCTGTGTGTTTGAAAGAAAACGAGCGACTTTTTGGAGACAGTGCATTAGGAGTG TCTGTGAAGAACCCCAAATTTGTCTATAGGTATCTCCAGAGCCTCCTGGGCAAGAAGCACGACAACCCACAGGTGGCGTTCTACCAGAAACGTTTCTCCGAGCACCAACTGGTGAAAGATGCGAGTCGGGGCACAGTTGTCTTTAGAAACTCAGA AGAAATGCAGTACTCTCCAGAGGAGCTCCTGGGCATGGTTTTGAACTATTCACGTGGACTGGCTCAGGACTTTGCAG AGCAGCCCATCAAAGATGCAGTGATCACCGTCCCAGCCTTTTTCAATCAGGCAGAGCGCAGGGCGGTCCTGCAGGCCGCACAGATGGCAGGTGTTAAGGTTCTTCAGCTCATCAACGACAACACGGCGGTGGCGCTCAACTACGGTGTCTTCAGGAGGAAAGACATCAACAGCACAGCTCAG AACATGATGTTCTATGACATGGGTTCAGGCAGCACGACTGCAACCATCGTCACATACCAGACAGTCAAGACCAAAGATTCGGGCACCCAGCCACAGCTCCAGATCCGAGGAGTAGG GTTTGACCGCTCTCTGGGGGGCTTTGAGATGGATCTGCGGCTGCGGGACCACCTAGCCAAGCTGTTCAACGAGCAGAAGAAGACCAAGAAGGACGTGAGAGAGAACCACCGTGCCATGGCCAAGCTACTCAAGGAGGCCCAGAGACTCAAGACGGTGCTGAGCGCCAACGCCGAATTCATGGCACAG GTGGAGGGGCTTCTAGATGAAATGGACTTCAAGGCCAAGGTGACCCGTGTGGAGTTTGAGGCCCTGTGTGCTGACCTGTTTGAGAGGGTGCCTGGACCCGCACAGGAGGCCCTTAGCTCTGCAGAGATGTCCCTG GACGAGATTGAGCAGGTGATCCTGGTGGGGGGCTCCACCCGAGTGCCTAAGGTGCAGGAGGTGCTGCTCAAAGCCGTTGGGAA agaggagCTGGGAAAGAACATCAATGCAGACGAGGCTGCAGCTATGGGTGCTGTGTACCAGGCCGCTGCCCTCAGCAAGGCCTTCAAAGTCAAACCCTTCCTGGTCAGGGAGGCAGCTGTTTTCCCCATCCAG GTGGAGTTCACCAGGGAGACAGAGGATGAGGATGGCTCCAGGAGCCTGAAACACAACAAGCGTATCCTGTTCCAGAGGATGGCCCCCTACCCCCAGCGCAAGGTCATCACCTTCAACCGCTACACTGATGACTTTGCCTTTGACATCAATTATGGAGACCTCAGCTTCTTGGGCCAAAATGACCTCAG TGTGTTTGGCTCTCTCAACCTGACCACAGTGCAGCTGTCTGGGGTGAGCAGCAGCTTCCAGAAGCACATGGATGCTGAGTCCAAGGGCATCAAGGCCCACTTCAACATGGATGAGAGTGGCATGCTCCTCCTGGACCGA gtgGAGTCTGTCTTTGAGACCATTGTggaggagaaggatgaggaaTCAACTCTGACAA AACTAGGAAATACCATTTCCAGCCTGTTTGGAGGGGGATCCTCAGAGCCCAACGCAAATGTGACGGAACCAGTTCAG gatgaggaggaggttcATTCAGAGCCTGGGAAGGAGCAGGGCCAGAAGGAGGAGGCTGCTCCTCAAGAAGAGAAGCAGGAGCCTGGGGAGAAACAGGAGGAGGAGGTCCCAACCCAAGAGAAGACTAAGGGAGAGGCATTGGACAGCAAGGCTGACCCTCAG GAGGGAGGAAAAAATGGCGTGGAGAAGGAGGCGGCGGCGGAGGAGAAGGAGGCGGCGGCGGAGGAGAAGGAGGCGGCGGCGGAGGAGAAGGAGGCGGCGGAGAAGGAGGCGGCggcggaggagaaggagaaggaggcggcggcggaggagaagaaggaggcgGCGGCGGAGGAGAAAGCCAAGCCTCAGAAGAGAACCAAGTTCTCTGAGGATGTCTCAGTGGAGCTCCAAGTGAACGACATCCTTAACCCTAGCTTGGAAGCTATCGCCTCCTCAAACAAGAA GCTCCAAGACCTgactgatagagacctggagaagcaggagagggagaagacccTGAACAGCCTTGAGGCATTCATTTTTGAGACCCAG GACAAGATGTACCAGGAGGAGTACCAGGCGGTGGTgtcagaggaggagaaggaggccatCACGACCAAGCTGAGCGAGGCGTCGGCCTGGATGGATGAGGATGGCTACTCTGCAGTCACCAAGGAGCTGCGGGAAAAGCTGCAGGAGCTCAGGAAACTGTGCAAGGCCATGTTCTTCCGTGTGGAGGAGCGCAGGAAGTGGCCCGACCACCTGGCTGCCTTGGAGAGCATGCTCAACCACTCCAGCTTCTTCCTCAG GAACGTCAAACTAACACCAGAGGATGACCAAATCTTCACCGAAGTGGAGCTGAAGACGTTAGACAGAGTCATCAACGAGACCATT ACGTGGAAGAACGACACGGTGGCCGAGCAGGAGAAGCGTTCTCCCACAGAGCGGCCCGTGCTGCTGGCCAAAGACATAGAGTCCAAGCTGTCTCTGCTGGACCGCGAGGTCCACTACCTGCTGAACAAGGCCAAGTTTGCCAAGCCCAGGGCCAAGGCCAAGGCCAACAGCACCGCCTCGgagagcagcagcaaggccaacAGCAGCAAAACAGAGGAGAAAGTCATACCTCCCAAGGAGGAGACTAAAGAcaaag AAGCCACTAAGGTGGTGCAGCCAGGAGAGGAACCACCCACCAAAGAGCCCACTGGACAGAACACAGACTCGTCCAGCCAATCGCAGCCTAAAGATGAAACTGCAAGTACAG AATCAACAGAGAAAGACCCGTCAGAAAAGCATGTAGGGGATGAGTTATAA
- the hyou1 gene encoding hypoxia up-regulated protein 1 isoform X1 codes for MINGNRMHLSSISSLIANGLNSYVNQVTMRRKMLWALFCLVLALLPSQTASVAVMSVDLGSEWMKVAIVKPGVPMEIALNKESRRKTPIAVCLKENERLFGDSALGVSVKNPKFVYRYLQSLLGKKHDNPQVAFYQKRFSEHQLVKDASRGTVVFRNSEEMQYSPEELLGMVLNYSRGLAQDFAEQPIKDAVITVPAFFNQAERRAVLQAAQMAGVKVLQLINDNTAVALNYGVFRRKDINSTAQNMMFYDMGSGSTTATIVTYQTVKTKDSGTQPQLQIRGVGFDRSLGGFEMDLRLRDHLAKLFNEQKKTKKDVRENHRAMAKLLKEAQRLKTVLSANAEFMAQVEGLLDEMDFKAKVTRVEFEALCADLFERVPGPAQEALSSAEMSLDEIEQVILVGGSTRVPKVQEVLLKAVGKEELGKNINADEAAAMGAVYQAAALSKAFKVKPFLVREAAVFPIQVEFTRETEDEDGSRSLKHNKRILFQRMAPYPQRKVITFNRYTDDFAFDINYGDLSFLGQNDLSVFGSLNLTTVQLSGVSSSFQKHMDAESKGIKAHFNMDESGMLLLDRVESVFETIVEEKDEESTLTKLGNTISSLFGGGSSEPNANVTEPVQDEEEVHSEPGKEQGQKEEAAPQEEKQEPGEKQEEEVPTQEKTKGEALDSKADPQEGGKNGVEKEAAAEEKEAAAEEKEAAAEEKEAAEKEAAAEEKEKEAAAEEKKEAAAEEKAKPQKRTKFSEDVSVELQVNDILNPSLEAIASSNKKLQDLTDRDLEKQEREKTLNSLEAFIFETQDKMYQEEYQAVVSEEEKEAITTKLSEASAWMDEDGYSAVTKELREKLQELRKLCKAMFFRVEERRKWPDHLAALESMLNHSSFFLRNVKLTPEDDQIFTEVELKTLDRVINETITWKNDTVAEQEKRSPTERPVLLAKDIESKLSLLDREVHYLLNKAKFAKPRAKAKANSTASESSSKANSSKTEEKVIPPKEETKDKEATKVVQPGEEPPTKEPTGQNTDSSSQSQPKDETASTESTEKDPSEKHVGDEL; via the exons atgatcaatggaaataggatgcacctgagctcaatttcaagtctcatagcaaacggtttgaatagttatgtaaatcag GTCACCATGAGGAGGAAGATGTTATGGGCTCTCTTCTGCCTTGTCCTGGCTCTGCTGCCTTCACAAACAG CCTCTGTAGCAGTCATGTCAGTTGACCTAGGCAGTGAGTGGATGAAAGTAGCGATAGTAAAACCTGGCGTGCCAATGGAGATTGCTTTAAACAA GGAGTCCAGGAGGAAAACTCCAATAGCTGTGTGTTTGAAAGAAAACGAGCGACTTTTTGGAGACAGTGCATTAGGAGTG TCTGTGAAGAACCCCAAATTTGTCTATAGGTATCTCCAGAGCCTCCTGGGCAAGAAGCACGACAACCCACAGGTGGCGTTCTACCAGAAACGTTTCTCCGAGCACCAACTGGTGAAAGATGCGAGTCGGGGCACAGTTGTCTTTAGAAACTCAGA AGAAATGCAGTACTCTCCAGAGGAGCTCCTGGGCATGGTTTTGAACTATTCACGTGGACTGGCTCAGGACTTTGCAG AGCAGCCCATCAAAGATGCAGTGATCACCGTCCCAGCCTTTTTCAATCAGGCAGAGCGCAGGGCGGTCCTGCAGGCCGCACAGATGGCAGGTGTTAAGGTTCTTCAGCTCATCAACGACAACACGGCGGTGGCGCTCAACTACGGTGTCTTCAGGAGGAAAGACATCAACAGCACAGCTCAG AACATGATGTTCTATGACATGGGTTCAGGCAGCACGACTGCAACCATCGTCACATACCAGACAGTCAAGACCAAAGATTCGGGCACCCAGCCACAGCTCCAGATCCGAGGAGTAGG GTTTGACCGCTCTCTGGGGGGCTTTGAGATGGATCTGCGGCTGCGGGACCACCTAGCCAAGCTGTTCAACGAGCAGAAGAAGACCAAGAAGGACGTGAGAGAGAACCACCGTGCCATGGCCAAGCTACTCAAGGAGGCCCAGAGACTCAAGACGGTGCTGAGCGCCAACGCCGAATTCATGGCACAG GTGGAGGGGCTTCTAGATGAAATGGACTTCAAGGCCAAGGTGACCCGTGTGGAGTTTGAGGCCCTGTGTGCTGACCTGTTTGAGAGGGTGCCTGGACCCGCACAGGAGGCCCTTAGCTCTGCAGAGATGTCCCTG GACGAGATTGAGCAGGTGATCCTGGTGGGGGGCTCCACCCGAGTGCCTAAGGTGCAGGAGGTGCTGCTCAAAGCCGTTGGGAA agaggagCTGGGAAAGAACATCAATGCAGACGAGGCTGCAGCTATGGGTGCTGTGTACCAGGCCGCTGCCCTCAGCAAGGCCTTCAAAGTCAAACCCTTCCTGGTCAGGGAGGCAGCTGTTTTCCCCATCCAG GTGGAGTTCACCAGGGAGACAGAGGATGAGGATGGCTCCAGGAGCCTGAAACACAACAAGCGTATCCTGTTCCAGAGGATGGCCCCCTACCCCCAGCGCAAGGTCATCACCTTCAACCGCTACACTGATGACTTTGCCTTTGACATCAATTATGGAGACCTCAGCTTCTTGGGCCAAAATGACCTCAG TGTGTTTGGCTCTCTCAACCTGACCACAGTGCAGCTGTCTGGGGTGAGCAGCAGCTTCCAGAAGCACATGGATGCTGAGTCCAAGGGCATCAAGGCCCACTTCAACATGGATGAGAGTGGCATGCTCCTCCTGGACCGA gtgGAGTCTGTCTTTGAGACCATTGTggaggagaaggatgaggaaTCAACTCTGACAA AACTAGGAAATACCATTTCCAGCCTGTTTGGAGGGGGATCCTCAGAGCCCAACGCAAATGTGACGGAACCAGTTCAG gatgaggaggaggttcATTCAGAGCCTGGGAAGGAGCAGGGCCAGAAGGAGGAGGCTGCTCCTCAAGAAGAGAAGCAGGAGCCTGGGGAGAAACAGGAGGAGGAGGTCCCAACCCAAGAGAAGACTAAGGGAGAGGCATTGGACAGCAAGGCTGACCCTCAG GAGGGAGGAAAAAATGGCGTGGAGAAGGAGGCGGCGGCGGAGGAGAAGGAGGCGGCGGCGGAGGAGAAGGAGGCGGCGGCGGAGGAGAAGGAGGCGGCGGAGAAGGAGGCGGCggcggaggagaaggagaaggaggcggcggcggaggagaagaaggaggcgGCGGCGGAGGAGAAAGCCAAGCCTCAGAAGAGAACCAAGTTCTCTGAGGATGTCTCAGTGGAGCTCCAAGTGAACGACATCCTTAACCCTAGCTTGGAAGCTATCGCCTCCTCAAACAAGAA GCTCCAAGACCTgactgatagagacctggagaagcaggagagggagaagacccTGAACAGCCTTGAGGCATTCATTTTTGAGACCCAG GACAAGATGTACCAGGAGGAGTACCAGGCGGTGGTgtcagaggaggagaaggaggccatCACGACCAAGCTGAGCGAGGCGTCGGCCTGGATGGATGAGGATGGCTACTCTGCAGTCACCAAGGAGCTGCGGGAAAAGCTGCAGGAGCTCAGGAAACTGTGCAAGGCCATGTTCTTCCGTGTGGAGGAGCGCAGGAAGTGGCCCGACCACCTGGCTGCCTTGGAGAGCATGCTCAACCACTCCAGCTTCTTCCTCAG GAACGTCAAACTAACACCAGAGGATGACCAAATCTTCACCGAAGTGGAGCTGAAGACGTTAGACAGAGTCATCAACGAGACCATT ACGTGGAAGAACGACACGGTGGCCGAGCAGGAGAAGCGTTCTCCCACAGAGCGGCCCGTGCTGCTGGCCAAAGACATAGAGTCCAAGCTGTCTCTGCTGGACCGCGAGGTCCACTACCTGCTGAACAAGGCCAAGTTTGCCAAGCCCAGGGCCAAGGCCAAGGCCAACAGCACCGCCTCGgagagcagcagcaaggccaacAGCAGCAAAACAGAGGAGAAAGTCATACCTCCCAAGGAGGAGACTAAAGAcaaag AAGCCACTAAGGTGGTGCAGCCAGGAGAGGAACCACCCACCAAAGAGCCCACTGGACAGAACACAGACTCGTCCAGCCAATCGCAGCCTAAAGATGAAACTGCAAGTACAG AATCAACAGAGAAAGACCCGTCAGAAAAGCATGTAGGGGATGAGTTATAA